In the genome of Xenopus tropicalis strain Nigerian chromosome 10, UCB_Xtro_10.0, whole genome shotgun sequence, the window ctcttgcctgctgcctgtattgacctttgcctgttttgacctttcttgtctgctgcctgaaccgacctctgcctgcctgactattctcttggattctgagctgcgctgcctgactgttgctgaccccggcctgtcctgaccactctgaagtgttccccatctgcctgtcatacgattggttcccgtgcctgctcagaactctctccttgcatctctcacaataagacatggtggcatccgagtagcgaagggctcctcccgacgtgaaaggcggcggttataggcagaagcgtgagccgagaccggacccttggagcctgttctgagttttgggataccgatcgtgacactaggggctggggaatgagcgtggagtggcttttaaagctgttcctctgctcccaaaAGTGCAGCACAATGTAGAATCTACGATCTGTGGCACTTCAGTACTTTCatccacagaatgtagattctgtGTGGGGTGGCACTTAAACGGTTAAAAGTGGCGACACCTGTTTGGATTTTTATTATCATAACCATTGCTAAACAGCATTTTTTTGCTTGGTTCAGGCTAAAAGTAAGAATGAGCAGTGGCTCTTCTAACATCTACCTCTCCCTGTGGCCAGTCACAAAGcatgcattttacctcattacgtacccccacattttgtaacatatcaacataaaacattctaaatatgagtGTCAGGggcctactgaatagtttgatgcccaatatgcatcgatttaccaaagtatgtggtgtacagaggcacccagaATAAACtagtgcatatgaatttgcaGGTTTGATGCTCTggctgtgtattatgtgccataagaccccctaacagtacagagaccctagaaaaccatatattttgcgAAAGAACACATACTGACAAAACAGCATTGTTTTGTTCAGAACTAAAGTAAGAATGAGCAGTGGCTCTAACATCCACCTCTCCCTGTGGCCAGTGTAACCAGTTGCTTGGTTAGTGAAAGTGCTGGGTAGTTATGTTTCCCCATACCAACATCATACTGTTGACTATCATAAAAGATAAAACTTTAGTGCTGACATTTCAGAGTGAAGCAGAAACAGCATAGGGCTGTATTTGCACCCCTGCATACACCCAGCTAGAGAATTGAGCGAGCTGAGGGTGCAAATTGAGACAGAGACCCAATATGTACTGTTATAGAAGAATTTAATGAAGCAGGGAGCTTGACAGGAAACATTCTATGATCATGACAACAACTGTTTCAGGCATCCCATGTGGTTTCATATAGGGCCCTATAGTCACTGCTGTCTAAATGATAACAGTAATCTTTGCTCTGGTACACGTAAACCAAGTCAGCAGCTGATCTTGTAGCAGGCCATTAATTTTCTTAGATTTTCATCTCCTAAACCCCTTTTTTCATCTTTCATAGCTCCAACACAGGTTTGTAATTTTCCAAATAGCTTTTGGGAACTCTCCACCTCAGACCTGCTGATAAAAATCAGATTAAGGTCAAAACGCTTGGTCTCTGCTAGGGTCTGTAAGATCTTTAGGACCTTCTCCACATGAATGGCCTGAAAGCTCTCGCTGAGCACTAAGAGGAATTCTCCAAGTAGTCCAGAACACACTTCAGCATGGAAAAGTTGAGATAGCTTCTCGGCTCCGAGTTGCAAGAGGAAGTCATACTTCTCCACATTCCCTAATCGGCGCCAGTCTCGGGCAAATTCAAATGCATTTGTGGGATCTGACAAAGATTTCTAAGAGACAAATAGaaaaattttaatgaaatataaggatatgaaATGATATATTATAAAATGTGTCACAGCAGTGTGATGTTGGTATAGGGAAACATCCCAGCACTTTCACTAACCAAGCAACTGGTCTTTGTAATATTAGTATATGGGGGGTGTTCATCTCTACTTATCTCTGAGGGGGGCCCCCCATATCGTTTATATCTAATAAAGAAGCAATAGCCTTTTGTTACCAGTCATATTTATCATCTCAGTTGgcacattttattgcatattgcctgcctgtctgtctttCTATTAGCCCTCTATCTATGTCAAAAAGAGCTGTCattatgatgtgtattttggatTGCTCAGTTTAAAGTTTTTTATGTGTATCTGGCAATTGTGTTGGTTTTAAAGTTGCATTGTGACCACAACCAAAGTGTGCCCAAGTGAATTGCACATCAGTTACTAATAAACCAGCTTCTgttgcattttaaaggagaactaaagaagtaggctagaaatgttgtacattatattttaagtgTTCTCTACCAGCCCAAAgtcttttagcagggaagatctgtgcccctaaagatgTCCCCATCTACTCTTTTgccgattcactgcacatgctctgtgctgttgtgACTTACCTGCGCTTAGGGGTCGATGCACAATACActgcatatacagaatataaaagtcaTAACATAAGGCTGTTTAGTAAATAATGCAGACTATCAATACATGGCACctctgaaaccaatgcaattagcatgAGAATTTAAACAGCCCTGTAGAATTGGCTTCGCGGCAACCCCTTAGCTTAgattcaacagctgcccagaacacTGTGAAGTCACTagcacttctaacaaaatccaaaatggggagcttctgtgacaacttcaaagacctggatcattactactattaGATATTAAAATTTAAGGTTAGTGCATTAAGTttagtgtataaaatatggcaattCTAACCATGTTCATTTATAGGGTTTAGTACTAAAGTAGTAAAGCAACCTATTGTCATGTAATTCAAGAAAGAAAATAGaagatttagaaataaatataaatgtgtgtgaacaagaaaatgaaaaagcATGGTGAGACACTGGCCTAGGTTTTCCTTACCTTGAGCATTACATCTTCAGATTTTTGCGTGCAATTAGTTGTATTGAAACTTGGGTTCCAGGGTTGCTTGCTCTCTCCTCCCACCTTATCCTTACGCTCAAGGGGTTTCAGGTTAGATGCCAGGACAATATCTCTGCAGAAAGCAAAAAAGGACAGGAAATttgagaaataaaaatgaagaagagGGAGATTACTAGTATTTCATTAGTTGAGACAAAATATGATATGCAACAATGGGTTTATACAAGGTTTTGATCCAGGTGGTGGGTAGAGtttaggcaggcagcaaacaagattTCTCAGGCTGTGGgaccattaataaaaaaaaaaaaagtgcctggACAGCAACAGTGGCTAACAGCACTGGGGtggcagagataaaaaaaaaaaaagtatctgctCAATTTGAGAGCCCCCTCAAGACGTTAGGTcctgcagataaaaaaaatacaggataTAGATATCTGTAGAACATTATTGTTTGCCCTGAGCACATACAGAAGATGGATGTGTAATCCTTCACTACCCCGATAACCCCATGCAAGTGCACACTCTGACTTTTATTTATCAGCAATTAAGCAACACGTTTGATTTTCTGCTTTACCCTCAGGCCAGTGTTAAATGGGATCAAGAATTTTAGCTGGGTCTTCTTAATTTAGTTGAAAGTAAAACCTATCCCCTCTTGGCTTTCCATACCTGAATTCCTCATAAGATGCCACTTTTTGGTGAATGGCCCGAAACTTAGCGTCATTTTCTCTGGAATACTTCTGATCTGCAGCCAGTGCATTGGCCAGCTCCCGTTCCAACTCTCGGAAATCAAGTGTTTCTAGATCGTCCATCACTGCAGTACCAATCTGGTGAGGAAAGTGGGGAACACTGTAGTTATGTTAGCTATGACCTTTGTTTTAGGACCTGTTACCTGTACCGTAGTGGACATGCTACGTGTCCTTGCCAGGAGCTGAAGAGTGATTGAGTGGGCTACTAACTGACATTTGGGTTTAGCAATCCCCCCCACCtactatacaggtccttttcaaaaaattagcatattgtgataaagttcattattttctgtaatgtactgataaacattagactttcatatattttagattcattacacacaactgaagtagttcaagccttttcttgttttaatattgatgattgtggcatacagctcatgaaaacccaaaattcctatctcaaaaaattagcatatcatgaaaaggttctctaaacgagctattaacctaatcatctgaatcaacaaattaactctaaaaacctgcaaaagattcctgaggcttttaaaaactcccagcctggttcattactcaaaaccgcaatcatgggtaagactgccgacctgactgctgtccagaaggccatcattgacaccctcaagcaagagggtaagacacagaaagaaatttctgaatgaataggctgttcccagagtgctgtatcaaggcacctcagtgggaagtctgtgggaaggaaaaagtgtggcagaaaatgctgcacaacgagaagaggtgactgggccctgaggaagattgtggagaaggaccgattcctgaccttgggggacctgcggaagcagtggactgagtctggagtagaaacatccagagccaccgtgtacaggcgtgtgcaggaaatgggctacaggtgccgcattccccaggtcaagccacttttgaaccagaaacagcggcagaagcgcctgacctgggctacagagaagcagcactggactgttgctcagtggtccaaagtatgtcattcggaaatcaaggtgccagagtctggaggaagactggggagagggaaatgccaaaatgcctgaagtccagtgtcaagtacccacagtcagtgatggtctggggtgccatgtcagctgctggtgttggtccactgtgttttatcaagggcagggtcaatgcagctagctatcaggagattttggagcacttcatgcttccatctgctgaaaagctttatggagatgaagatttcatttttcagcacgacctggcacctgctcacagtgccaaaaccactggtaaatgtctggaaaagtcatttctgcaaaaggattcccgaccaagtattgagtgcataactgaacataattatttgaaggttgactttttttgtattaaaaacactttttttttattgggcggatgaaatatgctaattttttgagataggaattttgggttttcatgagctgtatgccacaatcatcaatattaaaacaagaaaaggcttgaactacttcagttgtgtgtaatgaatctaaaatatatgaaagtctaatgtttatcagtacattacagaaaataatgaactttatcacaatatgctaattttttgaaaaggacctgtatttacCTTACATTAGGGATGAACTGAATCCAGCATTACAGGATTCGGGCAAGAGTTggtctttttcagcagaattcggccaaatccaagtgcctggctgaatccttaaaatcctgtgactttttgtcaaagtTAAAAACCCTACCTACCCGCTGGTTATGGTGGGGGCTTAGgttcagggccgccgctccctataagcagagtaaggggatggaagatttaaactatgagaaaagaggtgcttgcgaggggacatgattactctgtacaagtacattagaggggattataggcagatgggggatgttcttttttcccataaaaacaatcaacgcaccagaggccccccctatagattagaggaacggagcttccatttgaagcagcgtaggtggtttttcacggtgagggcagtgaggttggggaatgccctcctagtgatgtggtaatggcagattctgttaatgcctttaagaggggcttggatgagttcttgaacaagcatagtatccaaggctattgtgatactaatatctacagttagtattagtggttgtatttatagtttatgtatgtgagtatgtagattggtaggtgtgggttgtgtgtgctgggtttacttggatgggttgaacttgatggactctggtcttttttcaaccctatgtaactatgagtatgtagtctgcatagggcaccaactcccagggagGCACCATCCCTGCTGCTcaaaaaaatcgtttttatatattataacatacccccaacactgtcccgccggtttttatagcgcatcccgctgtcccagatagttcaatcaatctatgggggcagtgtctatgggggcagtgtctatgggggcagtgtctatgggggcagtgtctatgggggcagtgtctatgggggcaattgggggcactgttagtggggcccctatagtaggtgttttttttattattttatttttacttccgtaatatttgggggagggggcacaaaagtacatttctgcttagggcacccatttggccagcagcggccctgcttaGACTCAACATATTGGAGTGCAGCAGGTTGGAGATTTCAGGTGCATACCCTGAAAATATCTAACAATTCTAAATCGGAATATGTACTTTTAAGCAAACTGCACGCAATCCAGCAAGTGAAAGCGCCATACAAACCTACCTGCTCCTCACCGTCTGCCTCCGCTTCTCCGTTCCTATGGAAACGTTCCATTTCGTATCAGCCAATCACACGAACGAACGTCAAAGACTGTTGTTGGCCAATCAGAAAACATCTAGGTCCTTTACGTATTTTAAAGGCGAGCTTATTTGAATAGGTGTTTAACAGGGTGCCTGATCAAATTGCAAGTTTCATATGAAATTAGTGCAATTCTAGGTATAACTGCACATTATGACAATTGCTAGCATGTAGCCTCATTTGAGTCATAAAAAGGAAAGGGCGTTTTAACTTTGAAGGCCTGCGAGTACTGCACGCTGAGAAGCGTATAGCCGACGTGCGGGGTCCTTCGTGGCCTTGTCGCAGGAAGTggcgtgtgtctgtgtgtgtgagagcggCGTGAGCGGGTAAGTTGCAATGAATGGAAAGGAAACGGGATATTTTCCTTGTAGCTAGAAATGAATCTCGCTTGATACCTTTAGGTGGATATACAGTAAGCACAGGGCCTGGCTGGGTTGCTAGAGGGTGTAGGAAGCAGCACGGCTAACTACATTTATTGTGTTGCCATattgcattaaagggaaagtcccccccccttttttttttaatctgggcAAAGTTTTCAAATAATGGtaatgtttttgccatttttttcctcTAGGTGTAATGcagtaaaagtacattttttatgGTGTCCTATCTGGGGTGGATAACCCAGGGGCAATGATGTGACAAGTAGTAAACCCCCACATTACCTGGGTACCCTTGATTTGGTGTTGGGCCATTGGGTGTATGGCATAAGCCTTCCTCTTTTATGCTTTATACATTAGAGCAGAATGATGGATACCCTACTGTAGCTGCTAATTAtgtcagggatgtccaacctgcagtccTCCAGTTGGCCAGACTACATCAGTCTGTATTATGgtaaaagcttaaaggaacagtaacaccaaaaataagagctttaaagtaataaaaatataatgcactgttgccctgcactggtaaaattggtgtgtttgctacagtaaagctggccatacacgtggcgatctgatgatgtcagatccgccacacaccgtcagggctgaaacagcagataaggaggtagaaacaataggatttctacctccttctgccgattcagccctgacggcagatttctatggcgcccgatcaaaattttctaacctggccgatcggcgagtcgtctgatatcagcagcttcctgcgatatcggttgactcgccgacatgccatacacgcaccgaatatcgtacgaaacggggtttcgtacaatagtattggtgcgtgtatggccagcttaaccctactataatttatataataagctgctgtgtagccatgggggcagccattcaagctggaaaaaaggagaaaaggcacaggttacattgcagataacagataagttctgtagaatacaatagtgttttatctgttatctgctatgtgcctgtgccttttcttctttgaatggctgcctccatggctacacagcagcttatttatataaattatagtagactttctgaagtaaacacacaacttttaccagtgcagggcagcagcacattatattttagttacttttatacactttcattttttggtgttactgttcctttaaggttaacTGTGGCTGTGGAACGTAGAGAGTCATAATTCATCTCTGGCTTATATTTCACTTGTAGAATGATCCTATTTGCCTTTATTTCTACTTTCACCTTATTCTGTTATACTGTTACCCCAATACAAATAATTGCTTCTTGATTTTAAGGTAACAGTTATAACTGTTGCTAACAGTTGCCGGCAAGAACATTAGTGAGTAGCCTTTCCTTTGTATTCACTTTCTGAGATAACATGTTGCATACAACCCAGCGTCCAAGGGGAGTGGATAGAGTTGGGCAGATGCATGGATAGGCAGTGAGCAAAGCAGTGCTAATAAACACCAGCCTGTTTGCTGCTGGTGGGGAAGTAGGCTGGCAATAGATAATGGCTCCTTGGGTCTCCTTTCATCTGACTTTAAAGAAAAGTTGCCTCGAaaccttgattttttttatttttttaaaggaaagagagtattcctttaatgtgtgTATTTGTGGTGGGGATTCTGTCATTGACCAgtgagtttatttatttttttatattttaaaataaggcTCAGCTAAAATGGACGCTGACTTGTACGATGAATTTGGTAACTACATTGGGCCTGAATTGGATTcagatgatgataatgatgacgATGACATGGGGAGAGATGACAGGGATGTGGATGTGGTAAGGCAATTctcattacatacatacatggccTGCACATGAGACCTCTGTAACAATAAAGCCAAAAACATGAAGATGTATTAATCAGGGCCTACCATAGAACAACAATTTTGTTAGTCCCTTTATATACCCGCACCAGAGAATATGTGGCACAACACCAAATTACCATCATGCAAGTGCCATGGATCCTATATTTATGGCATTGcatgggttaaaggagaaggaaaggctaagtcacttgggggtgccaaaatgttaggtacccccaagtgacttaa includes:
- the ccdc103 gene encoding coiled-coil domain-containing protein 103 isoform X1, with translation MERFHRNGEAEADGEEQIGTAVMDDLETLDFRELERELANALAADQKYSRENDAKFRAIHQKVASYEEFRDIVLASNLKPLERKDKVGGESKQPWNPSFNTTNCTQKSEDVMLKKSLSDPTNAFEFARDWRRLGNVEKYDFLLQLGAEKLSQLFHAEVCSGLLGEFLLVLSESFQAIHVEKVLKILQTLAETKRFDLNLIFISRSEVESSQKLFGKLQTCVGAMKDEKRGLGDENLRKLMACYKISC
- the ccdc103 gene encoding coiled-coil domain-containing protein 103 isoform X2, whose product is MDDLETLDFRELERELANALAADQKYSRENDAKFRAIHQKVASYEEFRDIVLASNLKPLERKDKVGGESKQPWNPSFNTTNCTQKSEDVMLKKSLSDPTNAFEFARDWRRLGNVEKYDFLLQLGAEKLSQLFHAEVCSGLLGEFLLVLSESFQAIHVEKVLKILQTLAETKRFDLNLIFISRSEVESSQKLFGKLQTCVGAMKDEKRGLGDENLRKLMACYKISC